The genomic region CATCCCTGATGAAAACACTCTTCCGGATATCGAACCCGTTATCCTCTGAAACAATATCACCTATGGAAACTTCCCTGATAGTCATCTTACCTCATTATAACCCAAGAGCCAGCTCTATTTTCATGGATGCCGGCTGAAGGCCCGTCAACTTTTCCCTGTTTTATCCTCATATCCATTTAAGGCCGCAAGTAAGGCATCCGCCTCTTTCGCCTCCTTTGTTTTATCCCTCTTTCTGTATCCATTGAGAAGCACATTCAGCTTCTTTCTGAGAACAGGGATGATATCCTTAATGAACTTTCCCTCCTCCTCTTCCCGGAGCAGGGAAGCAAGGGTATCCACCCTGAACCTGTCCATTGCCGGGTACCTCGTAGAGAGCTGGTCTTCATGACCACCGTACTTTATCACAGAGGGCCGGCTATCAAGCCCCACGGGGTGGTTTCTTGCGATTTTCAACCACAGATCATAGTCTTCACATACCGGAAGGTCCTCCCTGAACATCCCGTGCCTTTCAAGAACCGACCTCTTCACAAATACCGCTGAGGGTGAGATAAGGCATCGCTCAAGAGACTGCTTCCAGATCCAGCCTTGAGGTTTTTTGTGGTGTCTGCATGGATTTACCTTAACGCCGTTACGGAACCATATCTCCTCCGACTGTATAATCTCAAAGAAGGGGTAGCGTCGGAGAAAGGCAATCTGCCCGGAGAGCTTCTCTTCCATCCAGCAGTCGTCGGAATCGAGTAATGCAATCCACCCCGCGCCTGAGGCATTTATCCCTGCGTTTCTTGCCTTTGATACACCCATGTTCCTCTCAAGGCGGACCAGGCGGACCACCCCGCCATATCCATTCAGGAGTTCATACGTACCATCCGTCGAGCCGTCGTCCACAACAACAATCTCATCGGGCCTGTGTGTCTGTTTGAGTACCGACTCAAGAGCACGGCCAATAGTTCTCTCCCGGTTATGAACCGGGATCACAACCGAAACCCTTATCCCCCTCTCAACTTCATCTACAAAACCGAACAGCCCCTTCACCTCCTCCTGAAGCTGCTCAAGATACCTGTTGAACCCCTCCTTGCCATGGTCACCGGTATAATCAGACCCGTACTTGATACAATGGAAGGGAATCCCTCTCTCAAGGAACACCTTTGCCTGGTAATATGCCTCCATATCAACCGCGTCGTATCCACTCGTTCCTTTGTTCTCCGTGACCGGCCTGGACACACTGAGAAGGCCGGAAACCCGGCAAATATCTACATCGTGAGGCAGGGGTATCCGTAGGTCCATCCTGACGGAGCCTCCCCTCTCATCAAATACACTCTCAGGCTGGATCCATTGCCCGGGAGAGAGGCCTCTTCCATCGACTATCCCGGAGG from bacterium BMS3Abin08 harbors:
- the wfgD_2 gene encoding UDP-Glc:alpha-D-GlcNAc-diphosphoundecaprenol beta-1,3-glucosyltransferase WfgD → MTADLSSYFKLVVTVALRNEVPVDWLLSRNIPVVTLEGLKAGALKRFVGETRGILIVITGVGPAASEEAALWIATGLRPLFVLNIGTSGIVDGRGLSPGQWIQPESVFDERGGSVRMDLRIPLPHDVDICRVSGLLSVSRPVTENKGTSGYDAVDMEAYYQAKVFLERGIPFHCIKYGSDYTGDHGKEGFNRYLEQLQEEVKGLFGFVDEVERGIRVSVVIPVHNRERTIGRALESVLKQTHRPDEIVVVDDGSTDGTYELLNGYGGVVRLVRLERNMGVSKARNAGINASGAGWIALLDSDDCWMEEKLSGQIAFLRRYPFFEIIQSEEIWFRNGVKVNPCRHHKKPQGWIWKQSLERCLISPSAVFVKRSVLERHGMFREDLPVCEDYDLWLKIARNHPVGLDSRPSVIKYGGHEDQLSTRYPAMDRFRVDTLASLLREEEEGKFIKDIIPVLRKKLNVLLNGYRKRDKTKEAKEADALLAALNGYEDKTGKS